In Cotesia glomerata isolate CgM1 linkage group LG1, MPM_Cglom_v2.3, whole genome shotgun sequence, one genomic interval encodes:
- the LOC123275069 gene encoding uncharacterized protein LOC123275069: protein MCNSFPNNEEIADYFRVSFNESDVNEIQYKMWTSTDRCTIVNITSDSEDFIETLVTQLDKLLKHDFIAKTQSRFFSDTKLNLKSGEFTVVFDFAENYAFVVQEAAQGFHWNNDQATILPKVIYYNENDTIKHLSFVGTSDCLKHDTVLIYLFQEQLIAFLKKKFAVINTIFYFSDGAPQQFKNKKAFTNLCYHYADFEINAEWHFFATAHGKGPCDGLVGSLKRYAARVSLQMNNKEHILKPQDLFSWGTKNFTSVDFTFIANDDYLIKKNVLDVRYSQSKTVKDVIDLIGFDGRSFVYKDG from the coding sequence ATGTGCAATAGTTTTccaaataatgaagaaatcgCTGATTATTTTCGTGTGTCGTTTAATGAATCTGATGTTAATGAAATCCAATATAAAATGTGGACATCAACAGACCGTTGTACTATTGTGAATATTACTTCAGATTCCGAAGACTTCATCGAGACTTTAGTGACGCAACTTGATAAGCTTTTGAAACATGATTTTATTGCGAAAACACAAAGTCGATTTTTTTCTGatacaaaactaaatttaaagagCGGGGAATTCACCGTAGTATTTGACTTTGCGGAAAATTATGCATTCGTTGTGCAGGAAGCAGCTCAAGGCTTTCATTGGAATAATGATCAAGCTACTATACTTCCAAAGGTGATTTATTATAACGAAAATGATACTATTAAGCATTTGAGCTTTGTTGGTACTTCAGATTGTCTTAAGCACGAcacagttttaatttatttatttcaagagcAATTGATTGCCTTTCTTAAAAAGAAGTTTGCTGTCATCAATACGATTTTTTACTTCTCTGATGGAGCTCCACAACAATTCAAAAACAAGAAAGCATTTACAAACTTATGTTATCATTATGCTGACTTCGAAATCAACGCtgagtggcatttttttgcaaCTGCCCATGGCAAAGGACCATGCGATGGTCTTGTGGGTTCATTAAAACGATATGCTGCTAGAGTTTCATTACAAATGAACAATAAAGAGCATATACTGAAACCACAAGATTTGTTTTCCTGgggaacgaaaaattttacaagcgttgactttacttttatagctaatgacgattatttaataaaaaaaaatgtgttagacGTACGATATTCTCAATCGAAAACGGTTAAAG